The following are encoded in a window of Rubellicoccus peritrichatus genomic DNA:
- the sigZ gene encoding RNA polymerase sigma factor SigZ: MKTTKEIWNDYHAKLTTFIRGRVPSDVVDDLLQDVFLKVHSKIHTLRDHRMLESWLYQVTRNLIYDYYRAKEYTETLPKEIEQTQLPEEDSAQRELSQCLNSMITDLPTPYREAIQLSEIQRESQRQVAFHAGISLSGAKSRVQRGRLMLRDALKDCCSFEFNSSNQLISYEPKSTAYNCCQDC, from the coding sequence ATGAAGACCACGAAAGAGATATGGAACGATTATCACGCCAAGTTAACGACTTTCATTAGAGGCCGAGTTCCCTCTGATGTAGTTGATGACCTTCTGCAGGATGTATTCTTGAAGGTCCATTCTAAGATTCATACTTTGAGAGATCATAGAATGCTCGAAAGTTGGCTCTATCAAGTGACAAGAAATCTTATTTATGATTATTACCGCGCTAAAGAGTATACTGAGACTTTGCCGAAGGAGATAGAGCAAACTCAATTGCCGGAAGAAGATAGCGCTCAAAGGGAATTATCTCAATGCCTCAATTCGATGATTACTGACTTGCCAACGCCTTATCGTGAGGCAATTCAGCTTTCGGAGATCCAGCGAGAGTCCCAAAGGCAAGTTGCTTTCCACGCTGGAATCTCATTGTCAGGAGCAAAGTCAAGGGTTCAAAGAGGGCGACTGATGCTTAGAGATGCTCTCAAGGATTGCTGCAGTTTTGAGTTTAATTCAAGCAATCAGTTGATTTCGTATGAGCCTAAAAGCACAGCCTACAACTGCTGCCAAGATTGTTGA